A part of Streptomyces sp. DSM 40750 genomic DNA contains:
- a CDS encoding signal recognition particle, with product MRDRSGWHRRCSPEQLTEVWPTHLGSFRPGDLLDIELGLYLLQDVTPTRTAADVWPLLGGYPYSEAFGDVRTDEQRLRVLRARHYLWDLRRRHAWREALADYLTVPQQLRGYDLDGLDDVPRRREPARAARRFEIFEKLLSTAPDFSTRSVPFAEAGEYTFRVQDRTHSVVFEEELLSDTLPRAHALDAQPAGRGEPIDVTWAELEKAADAMDTAEAAAPHGPRNDWAGRLRRVKLLVRDEEAENFSEKGRLTVDRLLHLVGMVGAGKSTIRDILTYHVVTQTPRRVTIVVGDVAETLAVVKQFDRLGVRAAPILGHSTRERNINRLHRRTATAGAATMLGHDHEGFAYLSSACPVDVLRGLEARRPLGIREAPCLTLFTVPEVEPADGDPLLDDESPAVRDSRRPKSQRRLCPLWNRCPRHRGARDLVDAQVWVATPAGLVHSSVPQHQHDEQLRYLELACRMSDLIIVDEADRVQMQLDTAFAPASTLVGKAPNSWFDEVAVHKFQQMARDGRLQLSARDVDDWTNAVNTVSAATDRLYALLVKDDGLRRWISTDYFSAFTLHSLLLDSWFPGRNEGERPPAAARSLDVALGRFRDDPLHEQQSGTGDDEVTPLVNTFVHLTLELLHAPQGARTRERLREALTDVVSDDCGVRADIDLQARRFEFTLILSALHSRLDFMTTLWPRVEAALNLESASNVLSRRPPKDYEAVIPESPMGNVLGFQFRHDDRERDGDRSGELRFFHCNGVGRELLMRLGDLCAVDGRPGPHVLLMSATSWAGTSSRYHVHTDVGAVLRPRDEEVEAVLGSEFRKEFLYWPGGDQPKPLRLSGCDPEERPQALLHMLHQLAVPDRSLPDSVSMLDAELDEIDDPERRRILLLVGSYDEARRAAEYLNQIPEWNGRVTQLVSDDADADTAWTRLPEDNAARTLPRGDVKSFPSDGGDLLVAPLLAVERGHNIVLRGGKAAIGTVYFLARPHPRPDDISLAIQSINDWAIRQLRDIDGTFWQGALAAATPDRAAVAFRSRARRQWNRYLTRKLAWSSLRDDEKVAFTWDQLVVMWQVIGRLVRGGVPARVVFVDAAFSPREAGFQAMDTPDTSLLASMREVLAPYFAADGAADPEPAPIDKSLVRELYEPLYRALADMG from the coding sequence ATGCGTGACCGCAGTGGATGGCATCGGCGCTGCTCGCCGGAGCAGCTCACCGAAGTATGGCCGACGCACCTCGGCAGCTTCCGTCCCGGCGACCTCCTCGACATCGAACTGGGCCTGTACCTGCTTCAGGACGTGACGCCGACCCGCACTGCCGCCGACGTCTGGCCGCTGCTGGGCGGCTACCCCTACAGCGAAGCCTTCGGCGACGTGCGCACAGACGAACAGCGCCTGCGCGTCCTGCGAGCCCGCCACTACCTGTGGGACCTGCGTCGGCGCCACGCTTGGCGCGAGGCACTGGCCGACTATCTGACAGTTCCTCAGCAGCTGCGGGGATACGACCTCGACGGACTCGATGACGTACCGCGTCGCCGCGAGCCCGCACGCGCCGCGCGCCGCTTCGAGATCTTCGAAAAACTGCTCAGCACCGCGCCCGACTTCTCGACGCGCTCCGTTCCCTTCGCCGAGGCGGGTGAGTACACCTTCCGCGTACAGGACCGCACCCACTCCGTGGTGTTCGAGGAGGAACTCCTGTCGGACACCCTGCCCCGTGCGCACGCCCTCGACGCGCAGCCCGCAGGTCGGGGAGAGCCGATCGACGTCACCTGGGCGGAACTCGAAAAAGCCGCCGACGCGATGGACACCGCAGAGGCGGCGGCACCGCACGGTCCCCGCAACGACTGGGCCGGGCGTCTTCGGCGCGTCAAACTGCTCGTGCGCGACGAGGAGGCCGAGAACTTCTCGGAGAAGGGGCGGCTGACGGTCGACCGGCTCCTGCACCTGGTGGGCATGGTCGGCGCCGGCAAGTCCACGATCCGCGACATCCTGACGTACCACGTCGTGACCCAGACACCCCGTCGCGTCACCATTGTCGTCGGCGACGTGGCGGAAACCCTTGCTGTCGTCAAGCAGTTCGACCGGCTGGGCGTGCGGGCCGCGCCGATCCTCGGGCACTCCACGCGCGAGCGCAACATCAACCGGCTGCACCGCCGCACTGCCACGGCCGGTGCGGCCACCATGCTGGGGCACGACCACGAGGGCTTCGCCTATCTGAGCAGTGCCTGCCCGGTCGACGTTCTGCGCGGCCTGGAGGCGCGCCGACCCCTCGGCATCCGTGAGGCACCGTGTCTGACCCTCTTCACCGTGCCCGAGGTCGAGCCGGCTGACGGCGATCCGCTGCTCGACGACGAGAGCCCAGCGGTGCGTGACTCCCGGCGCCCGAAGTCACAGCGGCGGCTGTGCCCGCTGTGGAACCGCTGTCCCCGACATCGCGGGGCCCGCGACCTGGTCGACGCCCAGGTGTGGGTCGCCACCCCGGCCGGCCTGGTGCACAGCTCCGTGCCGCAGCACCAGCACGACGAGCAGCTGAGGTATCTCGAACTCGCCTGCCGGATGAGCGATCTGATCATCGTGGACGAGGCGGACCGGGTGCAGATGCAACTCGACACGGCCTTCGCGCCTGCCAGCACCCTCGTGGGTAAAGCCCCGAACTCCTGGTTCGACGAGGTCGCCGTGCACAAGTTCCAGCAGATGGCCCGTGATGGACGGCTCCAGCTGTCCGCCCGTGACGTCGACGACTGGACCAACGCCGTCAACACGGTCAGCGCCGCCACCGACCGCCTCTACGCGCTACTCGTCAAGGACGACGGCCTCAGGCGCTGGATCAGCACGGACTACTTCAGCGCCTTCACCCTGCACAGTCTGCTGCTCGACAGCTGGTTTCCCGGCCGGAATGAGGGTGAGCGCCCTCCTGCGGCGGCCCGGAGCCTGGACGTCGCACTCGGACGGTTCAGGGACGATCCGTTGCACGAGCAACAGAGCGGTACGGGAGACGATGAGGTGACTCCCCTGGTCAACACCTTCGTCCACCTCACTCTGGAGCTCCTGCACGCGCCGCAGGGAGCCCGAACCCGCGAACGGCTCCGCGAGGCCCTCACCGACGTCGTCTCGGACGACTGCGGCGTACGCGCCGATATCGACCTCCAGGCCCGGCGCTTCGAGTTCACACTGATCCTGTCCGCCCTGCACAGCCGCCTCGACTTCATGACCACGCTGTGGCCGCGCGTCGAAGCCGCCCTCAACCTGGAGAGCGCCTCCAATGTGCTCTCCAGGAGGCCCCCGAAGGACTATGAGGCGGTCATCCCCGAGTCGCCCATGGGCAATGTCCTCGGCTTCCAGTTCCGCCACGACGACCGGGAGCGAGACGGCGACCGCAGTGGCGAACTCCGCTTCTTCCACTGCAACGGCGTCGGCCGTGAGCTGCTCATGCGGCTGGGCGACCTGTGTGCCGTGGACGGCCGCCCCGGACCGCACGTCCTCCTGATGTCCGCCACGAGCTGGGCGGGCACATCCAGCAGGTACCACGTGCACACCGACGTGGGAGCCGTACTGCGACCCCGCGACGAGGAGGTCGAGGCTGTGCTGGGCAGCGAGTTCCGCAAGGAGTTCCTGTACTGGCCCGGAGGCGACCAGCCGAAACCGTTGCGCCTGTCCGGCTGCGACCCCGAGGAGCGGCCACAGGCCCTGCTGCACATGCTGCACCAGCTGGCTGTGCCCGACCGCAGCCTGCCCGACTCGGTGAGCATGCTGGACGCCGAACTGGACGAGATCGACGACCCGGAGCGACGCCGCATCCTCCTCCTCGTCGGCAGCTACGACGAGGCACGCAGGGCAGCCGAATACCTCAACCAGATCCCCGAGTGGAACGGACGTGTCACCCAGCTCGTGTCCGACGACGCGGACGCGGACACCGCCTGGACGCGGCTGCCGGAGGACAATGCCGCGCGCACCCTGCCGCGCGGGGACGTCAAGTCGTTTCCCTCCGACGGCGGCGACCTCCTCGTCGCCCCGCTCCTCGCGGTGGAGCGCGGGCACAACATCGTGCTGCGTGGTGGCAAGGCCGCCATCGGCACCGTGTACTTCCTGGCCCGCCCCCACCCGCGCCCCGACGACATCTCGCTCGCCATCCAGTCCATCAACGACTGGGCCATACGCCAACTCCGCGACATCGACGGCACGTTCTGGCAAGGCGCGCTAGCCGCGGCCACACCCGACCGAGCTGCCGTCGCCTTCCGCAGCCGTGCCCGCCGTCAATGGAACCGTTACCTGACCCGCAAACTCGCCTGGTCGAGCCTGCGGGACGACGAGAAGGTGGCGTTCACCTGGGACCAACTCGTCGTCATGTGGCAGGTCATCGGCCGACTCGTACGCGGCGGCGTGCCGGCCAGAGTGGTCTTCGTCGACGCGGCGTTCTCGCCGCGCGAAGCCGGGTTCCAGGCCATGGACACGCCCGACACGAGTCTTCTGGCGAGTATGCGCGAAGTCCTCGCCCCCTACTTCGCCGCAGACGGCGCGGCCGATCCCGAGCCTGCCCCGATCGACAAGTCGCTCGTCCGCGAGCTGTACGAACCGCTCTATCGCGCCCTTGCGGACATGGGCTGA
- a CDS encoding TIGR02677 family protein, with the protein MEGDELCGGPNDERPDRGRGTEVWQRLSAYAYLSAPERLEYVAVMRVFCGTLLADLAVPDVLAKLAQTGDPGDPGGPGAALDAETLTTRLEQLVRWGNLLRSTHTVRAASIVEYQRSRSRYQLSKLGERVQRDADEVLAGADAAREVSSELLTLVDRGLHEIAAMVGAPGGADPQQALERISTLFVQFAEFAESVRDFYAYLGQVLARYDLDGSEYQGFKDLLLDYVEAITEDISFRAPRIATHLDAIWPYLPALLARIDAHAAGIGALADGLPETRVQRSRGRDLTDWEGLRDWFTDTGGHEHGSQVDQLRDATLRALQSLLANAKRMLRSASGEMSRRKDLLRLAAWFDEAEPEEAHDMAVAAFGLYGARHLGVAPDPDRSVPAYVSWWTGPVVDVPVALRERGSRAPRGRAASVEDHSEQKRRLMEQARQQAEARQAAADELLSASGRFDQVRLGAPAMRLLLELLTTALGNAQLRKDASRDFLLDGAQSSDEDLGVRLTAWRTFGRHAVLRSVDGDLTVDDLTLTIERLASERLTSERLAESLAVESLDVGGPAVRGASMPGSGEARA; encoded by the coding sequence ATGGAGGGGGACGAGCTGTGCGGAGGACCGAACGATGAACGGCCTGATCGGGGGCGCGGCACCGAGGTCTGGCAGCGGCTGAGCGCGTATGCCTACCTCAGTGCACCCGAGCGCCTGGAGTATGTCGCGGTGATGCGGGTGTTCTGTGGCACGTTGCTCGCGGACCTGGCCGTACCGGACGTGCTCGCCAAGCTGGCACAGACGGGCGATCCGGGTGATCCGGGTGGCCCAGGGGCGGCGCTCGACGCGGAGACACTCACCACTCGGCTCGAACAACTCGTGCGGTGGGGCAATCTGCTGCGGAGCACGCACACCGTCAGAGCGGCCAGCATCGTCGAGTACCAGCGTTCCCGGTCCCGTTACCAGTTGTCCAAGCTGGGAGAGCGGGTGCAGCGCGACGCGGACGAGGTGCTGGCCGGGGCGGACGCCGCACGCGAGGTCAGCAGCGAACTGCTCACCCTCGTCGACCGGGGGCTCCACGAGATCGCCGCCATGGTCGGCGCGCCGGGCGGCGCGGATCCCCAGCAGGCACTGGAGCGGATCAGCACGCTCTTCGTGCAGTTCGCCGAATTCGCCGAGTCCGTACGGGACTTCTACGCGTACCTGGGTCAGGTGCTCGCGCGCTACGACCTCGACGGTTCCGAGTACCAGGGGTTCAAGGACCTGCTCCTCGACTACGTGGAGGCGATCACCGAGGACATCTCCTTCCGTGCCCCGCGCATCGCCACGCACCTGGACGCCATATGGCCGTACCTGCCCGCACTGCTCGCCCGGATCGACGCGCACGCGGCGGGCATCGGGGCGCTCGCCGACGGGCTGCCGGAGACACGGGTGCAGCGCAGCCGTGGACGGGACCTCACGGACTGGGAGGGACTGCGCGACTGGTTCACCGACACCGGCGGGCACGAGCACGGCAGCCAGGTGGACCAGCTCCGGGACGCCACGCTCCGTGCCCTGCAGTCGCTCCTCGCCAACGCCAAGCGGATGCTGCGCTCGGCCTCCGGAGAGATGTCCCGCCGCAAGGACCTGCTACGGCTGGCGGCCTGGTTCGACGAGGCGGAACCGGAGGAGGCCCACGACATGGCGGTCGCCGCATTCGGGCTCTACGGCGCACGGCACCTGGGAGTGGCGCCGGACCCGGACCGGTCCGTACCGGCGTATGTGAGCTGGTGGACCGGGCCCGTGGTGGACGTGCCGGTGGCGCTGCGCGAGCGCGGCAGCCGGGCTCCGCGTGGACGTGCCGCGTCGGTCGAGGATCACTCCGAGCAGAAGCGCCGCCTCATGGAGCAGGCGCGGCAGCAGGCCGAGGCCCGGCAGGCGGCGGCCGACGAACTGCTCAGCGCTTCGGGCAGATTCGATCAGGTGAGACTCGGTGCGCCGGCCATGCGGCTCCTCCTGGAGCTTCTGACCACCGCCCTCGGCAACGCCCAGTTGCGCAAGGACGCCAGCCGTGACTTCCTGCTCGACGGCGCGCAGTCGAGCGACGAGGATCTCGGCGTACGACTGACGGCTTGGCGCACCTTCGGCCGGCATGCGGTGCTGCGCTCCGTGGACGGCGACCTGACGGTCGACGACCTCACCCTCACCATCGAGAGGCTCGCCAGCGAGAGGCTCACCAGCGAGAGGCTCGCCGAGAGTCTCGCCGTCGAGAGTCTTGATGTGGGGGGACCGGCCGTTCGGGGCGCGTCCATGCCGGGGTCGGGGGAGGCGCGCGCCTGA
- a CDS encoding pPIWI_RE module domain-containing protein yields the protein MEYQCLRAAAYMPEPAQGPFTVPMYTLALPEHWEDPVLRLHHDGLDERQAERRRRVPTKRINQLLRATAPDIVTVDSTARFGSANPWLYCTGPYPIAVTNLYVATWLKSLQRNPDDPETTGPLMDCFRDLDTSALSWQQGMVDLLELRDTARQTAAPAAHVYRLLPDVLAARITSLAPYEHNGKRLTFRQVAGLGGSRGAGSGGAELMSELIEYVPKRRGGGDGKPAYYAATIRVTVRTVPFSPVPRVHLSAGVRRFVSGKVFIPYGKGVSAYLLPDASLVLDGPAPQRFAVAMLDWRNGTTEWRQGGPEGMLTQITALDALPSPDRLVKEADHWIHGRDGIRIAVGHHAVMGKHTIGTGLMPSERRRLIEWAEQALAPEFVPIPALTRSSYARPPKKQLKKLPSIPKKEQTPEDLAAILDQRELFSAHNAQVLRARLAEALEGDDLTTLVLYQSDIMRDQIVAAAEAGLGLAGLRREEAADTWVWESEELTVRLHARRLGSLGGPLGGDRVPRRGKEHDEAIADRRTQVAEAMNSLRATVPGMRLALVELDGQDAFQHARRRSDPKYAIRLGCADASLVTQFIRPLDSEADKQEQAMEDARMRAASAWSDGMRQTGMRLLPQHTLGDLIPVGLNQVAFHLVERRHDGPTGRQQFTPIAILIRPGAKCVLGRSADMHGWVPYPELLKALTGRVEAKRTSADQAALMAAFIKQTLSSLRSTPTLVLAHAQDLRKRWMWLKNDGLEQDRLGLDGGPTQRIGLYGKQLRVVRVADGTRDETAQWWAEREELKPELEGQQRGGFAMGLWKPGVQGDPGRVFYSTVGKSSTQTKLTNDDAKLTPHTNPSGNSAHRPTANAWNPDLLEFTVACLQPGDDAEAWAAFVHQQRFSEDYREARDGLGMPLILHLARLVDDYALPHEIDDSVDPTRPQPAAPPDGDPQGQLTFDFDDGADDE from the coding sequence GTGGAATACCAGTGCCTCCGGGCCGCCGCCTACATGCCCGAGCCGGCGCAGGGACCCTTCACGGTCCCGATGTACACGCTCGCCCTCCCCGAGCACTGGGAGGACCCCGTCCTGCGCCTGCACCACGACGGGTTGGACGAGCGGCAGGCCGAGCGACGCCGGCGCGTACCGACGAAGCGCATCAACCAGCTGCTGCGCGCCACCGCCCCGGACATCGTCACGGTCGACTCAACGGCCCGGTTCGGCTCGGCGAACCCCTGGTTGTACTGCACGGGTCCGTACCCGATCGCGGTGACCAATCTCTACGTCGCCACCTGGCTCAAGAGCCTCCAGAGGAACCCGGACGACCCCGAGACGACGGGGCCGCTGATGGACTGCTTCCGGGATCTGGACACGTCCGCCCTCAGTTGGCAGCAGGGCATGGTCGATCTGCTCGAACTACGGGACACCGCACGCCAGACCGCAGCCCCCGCAGCCCACGTGTACCGGCTCCTTCCCGACGTCCTCGCAGCCAGGATCACCAGCCTGGCGCCGTACGAGCACAACGGGAAGCGACTCACCTTCCGCCAAGTGGCGGGTCTCGGCGGCTCCCGCGGAGCGGGCAGCGGCGGCGCCGAGCTGATGTCCGAGCTCATCGAGTACGTGCCCAAGCGTCGCGGAGGAGGCGACGGCAAGCCGGCGTACTACGCCGCGACCATCCGGGTCACCGTACGTACCGTGCCTTTCTCGCCTGTTCCGCGGGTCCACCTGAGTGCCGGTGTCCGTCGGTTCGTGAGCGGCAAGGTGTTCATTCCTTATGGCAAGGGTGTGTCGGCCTACCTGCTGCCGGACGCCTCACTTGTCCTCGATGGCCCTGCCCCGCAGCGCTTCGCGGTCGCCATGCTGGACTGGAGGAACGGCACGACCGAGTGGCGACAGGGCGGACCGGAGGGAATGCTCACCCAGATCACCGCTCTTGACGCGTTGCCCTCCCCGGACCGGCTGGTCAAGGAGGCCGACCACTGGATCCACGGCCGGGACGGCATCCGGATCGCCGTCGGTCATCACGCGGTCATGGGTAAGCACACCATCGGCACGGGCCTGATGCCCAGCGAACGACGGAGGCTCATCGAGTGGGCGGAACAGGCGCTCGCCCCGGAGTTCGTGCCCATTCCGGCACTCACGCGCAGCTCGTACGCTCGACCGCCGAAGAAGCAGTTGAAGAAGTTGCCGTCCATCCCCAAGAAGGAGCAGACGCCGGAGGATCTCGCCGCGATCCTTGACCAGCGAGAACTCTTCTCGGCGCACAACGCCCAGGTGCTCCGCGCCCGCCTGGCCGAGGCTTTGGAGGGTGACGATCTCACGACGCTCGTTCTCTATCAGTCGGACATCATGCGTGATCAGATCGTCGCTGCCGCGGAGGCTGGACTGGGTCTCGCCGGGCTCCGGCGGGAGGAGGCAGCCGACACGTGGGTCTGGGAGTCGGAGGAGCTGACGGTTCGGCTGCACGCCAGGCGACTGGGCTCCCTGGGCGGTCCACTGGGTGGTGACCGCGTGCCCCGCAGGGGCAAGGAGCACGACGAGGCCATCGCCGACCGCCGGACGCAGGTGGCGGAAGCCATGAACAGTCTGCGCGCGACCGTTCCGGGCATGCGGTTGGCCCTCGTGGAACTCGACGGCCAGGATGCCTTCCAACATGCCCGGCGGCGCAGCGACCCCAAGTACGCGATCCGTCTCGGCTGCGCCGACGCGAGCCTGGTGACCCAGTTCATCCGTCCCTTGGACTCCGAGGCTGACAAGCAGGAGCAGGCCATGGAGGACGCGCGGATGCGTGCTGCATCGGCCTGGTCGGACGGTATGCGCCAAACCGGTATGCGGTTGCTGCCGCAGCACACTCTCGGCGACCTCATCCCTGTTGGCCTGAACCAGGTGGCCTTCCATCTCGTGGAGCGCCGCCACGACGGGCCCACGGGCAGGCAGCAGTTCACGCCGATCGCGATCCTCATCCGACCGGGCGCGAAGTGCGTCCTCGGCAGGTCGGCGGACATGCACGGATGGGTTCCGTATCCGGAACTCCTCAAGGCGTTGACCGGACGCGTCGAGGCAAAGAGGACCAGCGCCGACCAGGCGGCGCTCATGGCGGCCTTTATCAAGCAGACGCTGTCGAGCTTGCGCAGCACCCCGACGCTCGTACTGGCACATGCCCAGGACCTGCGGAAGCGCTGGATGTGGCTGAAGAACGACGGACTGGAGCAGGACCGCCTTGGTCTCGACGGAGGGCCGACGCAGCGGATCGGACTCTATGGCAAGCAATTGCGAGTCGTCCGGGTCGCCGATGGCACCAGGGACGAAACGGCGCAGTGGTGGGCGGAGCGGGAGGAACTCAAACCCGAGCTGGAGGGCCAGCAGCGAGGGGGCTTTGCGATGGGGTTGTGGAAGCCCGGCGTACAGGGCGATCCGGGCCGCGTCTTCTACAGCACGGTCGGCAAGTCCAGTACCCAGACGAAGCTCACCAACGATGACGCGAAGTTGACGCCGCACACCAACCCGTCGGGCAACAGCGCACACCGGCCGACGGCGAACGCCTGGAACCCGGATCTTCTCGAATTCACGGTCGCCTGTCTCCAGCCGGGCGACGATGCTGAAGCCTGGGCGGCGTTCGTGCACCAGCAGCGTTTCAGCGAGGACTACCGAGAGGCCCGCGATGGCCTGGGCATGCCCCTCATCCTGCACCTCGCGCGGTTGGTGGACGACTATGCCCTGCCGCACGAGATCGATGACTCCGTAGATCCGACGCGGCCCCAGCCCGCGGCTCCGCCGGACGGGGACCCGCAGGGGCAACTGACCTTCGACTTCGATGACGGTGCTGATGACGAGTGA
- a CDS encoding restriction endonuclease-related protein: protein MTTTDLLPAIPEGAGTADETLLRLIASALACLSRLRTVPNPVYPAKVQNAYNRLVLHCLRRGEEPPGSVPEMVRWSCERPLREWPLTLTDEVLSGTALLVDPETRLPHQLCLEWEVSAADPAAELFENERILEALAVCRAAKSPGTYTAFRALLTTRPVLTGAELALLGGDPECGMLLHSVIKRCYEPAPASYLRDGAYRQCARCHCLMVPLLVGGHRCELDRCRRDGARGDGTPLRPDKGGVFQLSRPLRMFVTSPGLAETDLEAALKKKFGITAEMWPNYDAYDLRVPLPGRRHWAVDVKDRVNPALLARTTTPFRGDPPYERAFLVVPRYRFRENEAYGRQFRRNLPDDMAGRVTLLDDQAFLRLVGRELPAPNRQEPEPPRTEGGRHA from the coding sequence ATGACGACGACGGACCTGCTGCCCGCGATTCCCGAAGGCGCTGGGACCGCCGACGAGACGCTGTTGCGCCTGATCGCCAGCGCCCTCGCCTGCCTGTCCCGACTGCGGACCGTGCCCAACCCGGTCTACCCGGCCAAGGTGCAGAACGCCTACAACCGCCTCGTGCTGCACTGCCTGCGGCGGGGTGAGGAACCACCGGGCAGCGTGCCTGAAATGGTTCGCTGGTCCTGCGAACGGCCGCTTAGGGAATGGCCGTTGACCCTCACCGACGAGGTCCTCTCGGGCACGGCTCTGCTGGTCGATCCCGAGACCAGGCTGCCGCACCAATTGTGCCTGGAGTGGGAGGTGAGCGCCGCCGATCCCGCCGCCGAACTGTTCGAGAACGAACGGATCCTGGAAGCCCTTGCAGTCTGCCGCGCAGCCAAGTCACCCGGCACCTACACCGCTTTCCGTGCCCTTCTCACCACTCGGCCCGTGCTCACCGGTGCCGAACTGGCGCTGCTCGGCGGCGATCCGGAATGCGGGATGCTGCTGCACAGCGTCATCAAGCGCTGCTACGAACCCGCCCCCGCGTCCTATCTGCGTGACGGCGCGTATCGGCAGTGCGCGCGCTGCCACTGCCTTATGGTGCCGCTGCTCGTCGGCGGACACCGCTGCGAACTGGACCGTTGCCGCCGTGACGGGGCGAGGGGCGATGGCACTCCACTGCGCCCCGACAAGGGCGGTGTCTTCCAACTCAGCCGTCCCCTCCGCATGTTCGTCACGAGCCCCGGACTTGCCGAGACGGATCTGGAAGCCGCACTGAAGAAGAAGTTCGGGATCACGGCCGAGATGTGGCCGAACTACGACGCATACGACCTTCGCGTCCCGCTGCCCGGGCGTCGGCACTGGGCCGTGGATGTGAAGGACCGCGTCAACCCCGCACTCCTGGCGCGCACGACCACTCCCTTCCGGGGTGACCCTCCGTACGAGCGTGCCTTCCTCGTCGTACCCCGGTACCGCTTCCGCGAGAACGAGGCGTACGGGCGGCAGTTCCGCCGCAACCTGCCCGACGACATGGCCGGGCGGGTCACTCTCCTGGACGACCAGGCGTTTCTACGGCTGGTGGGCCGCGAACTCCCCGCCCCGAATCGGCAGGAGCCAGAACCACCGCGTACCGAAGGAGGCCGCCATGCGTGA
- a CDS encoding PD-(D/E)XK nuclease family protein, whose translation MGHDMAWRRPHWLTGDDSLLRVGPGTGGDEEHTCPSHAAAKARPTLWPAQRLRLPKPELETFTLGPVMDAVDRVEFHEETLDQALEGLRFRTPALHPGHLTYAEHALRSYIQALAAESDKKLRPVRAYWVAQRENGKFWEMYAWWRRYESADGRLREYRRLRHGQAKGSESGEIAIAVYVAVHGRPAAWPLKWSRAFQPLGPVARPERVRVVEVGLADGRPRVQFDGTAEDAEAYYAEHGHSHVARVVAGGAPTPGSSCVDCKQFTACPAVPRRPGVLGVSSRVAPLRKVSVSDLRYHAACPAQAFLRALHLPRSDEYGSAAKLGQAVHGWIEKLHRRDGWPPCAVADMPTEGENWTEGRWRVSDEDAATGRDMLLHHVDACPFQDPGLVQRVEPEALRVVHDTAAQAVVVAKPDLLYQEDGSWVWRELKTTRKRRRNQVDLLETYPQLALAVTLLAQGALGGDPGGSRVEVEILRPDGSDPHVIDPTDPEQQAKARSVLRRYSGPWRDDEAWDARPGPHCQSCPVSQWCPSAAPGLTVTREGEV comes from the coding sequence ATGGGCCACGACATGGCATGGCGCAGGCCGCACTGGCTCACGGGGGACGACAGTCTTCTGCGGGTCGGGCCCGGAACCGGCGGAGACGAGGAGCACACCTGCCCCTCGCACGCCGCCGCCAAGGCCCGACCGACGCTGTGGCCGGCCCAGCGCCTGCGGCTGCCGAAGCCGGAGCTCGAAACCTTCACTCTGGGGCCGGTCATGGACGCCGTCGACCGGGTCGAGTTCCACGAGGAGACACTCGACCAGGCCCTGGAGGGGCTGCGCTTCAGGACGCCCGCACTCCACCCCGGACATCTCACCTACGCCGAGCACGCCCTGCGGTCGTACATACAGGCGTTGGCTGCGGAAAGCGACAAGAAGCTGCGCCCCGTCCGTGCCTACTGGGTGGCGCAGCGCGAGAACGGCAAGTTCTGGGAGATGTACGCCTGGTGGCGGCGGTACGAGTCCGCCGACGGACGACTGCGCGAGTACCGGCGGCTGCGGCACGGCCAGGCCAAGGGATCCGAGTCCGGCGAGATAGCCATCGCCGTGTACGTGGCGGTCCACGGGCGACCGGCGGCCTGGCCCCTCAAGTGGTCGCGGGCCTTCCAGCCGCTCGGACCCGTCGCCCGGCCCGAGCGCGTTCGCGTCGTCGAGGTCGGGCTGGCCGATGGCCGGCCCCGGGTGCAGTTCGACGGTACAGCCGAGGACGCCGAGGCGTACTACGCCGAGCACGGGCACTCGCACGTCGCTCGTGTCGTGGCGGGTGGGGCGCCGACGCCCGGCTCCTCCTGTGTCGACTGCAAGCAGTTCACGGCCTGCCCGGCTGTGCCGCGCAGGCCCGGGGTCCTTGGGGTGTCGTCGCGCGTCGCACCGCTGCGGAAGGTGTCCGTCAGCGACCTCCGCTACCACGCGGCCTGCCCCGCACAGGCGTTCCTGCGTGCGTTACACCTGCCGAGGTCCGATGAGTACGGCAGCGCCGCCAAACTCGGCCAGGCGGTGCACGGCTGGATCGAGAAGTTGCACCGGCGTGATGGGTGGCCGCCCTGCGCCGTCGCGGACATGCCTACCGAAGGCGAGAACTGGACGGAAGGGCGGTGGCGGGTCTCCGACGAGGACGCCGCGACCGGCCGGGACATGTTGCTCCACCACGTCGACGCCTGCCCCTTCCAGGACCCGGGACTTGTCCAGCGGGTCGAGCCGGAGGCCCTGCGGGTCGTCCACGACACCGCCGCACAGGCCGTGGTCGTCGCCAAGCCCGACCTGCTCTACCAGGAGGACGGCTCCTGGGTGTGGCGAGAACTCAAGACGACGAGGAAGCGGCGGCGGAACCAGGTGGATCTCCTGGAGACGTATCCCCAACTCGCCCTGGCCGTCACCCTGCTGGCACAGGGTGCGCTGGGCGGTGACCCGGGCGGATCGCGCGTCGAGGTGGAGATCCTCCGGCCGGACGGCTCCGATCCCCATGTCATCGATCCGACCGACCCCGAGCAGCAGGCCAAGGCGCGGTCCGTGCTGCGGCGGTACAGCGGTCCCTGGCGAGACGACGAGGCGTGGGACGCCCGGCCCGGACCGCATTGTCAGTCCTGTCCGGTATCCCAGTGGTGTCCGAGTGCTGCGCCAGGCTTGACCGTAACCCGAGAGGGAGAGGTATGA